A DNA window from Mastomys coucha isolate ucsf_1 unplaced genomic scaffold, UCSF_Mcou_1 pScaffold21, whole genome shotgun sequence contains the following coding sequences:
- the LOC116100393 gene encoding carcinoembryonic antigen-related cell adhesion molecule 3-like, whose translation MQSRWQVAEVMMDSVSLSCKDLTSWQGLLLTVSLLTCWLLPTTSKLTIKSMPPIAVEGENVLLFVHNLPKNVKAFSWYTGPAPFKCCEIASHVIATNFTVVGLAHSGRETVLNNGSLLIKSVTRKDSGYYTLRTLDSTSRPEIIHTEFFVHSPLLGYKTHLTPSQLKIRLVPLMVEENNNILLWVNNLPQKLQGFAWHKGVLPLDHLKVASHSFLTNSTMRGYAYNEKVIIRNDGSLLLLNVKKKDAGLYTLRTLSMDLLSEWAIIDLQVKNP comes from the exons ATGCAGAGCAGGTGGCAGGTGGCAGAGGTCATGATGGACTCTGTTTCACTTTCCTGTAAAGACTTGACCTCCTGGCAGGGGCTCCTGCTCACAG TCTCCCTTTTAACCTGCTGGCTGCTTCCCACCACTTCCAAGCTCACCATAAAATCAATGCCTCCCATTGCTGTTGAAGGGGAAAATGTTCTTCTGTTTGTGCATAACCTGCCGAAGAATGTTAAAGCCTTTTCCTGGTACACAGGACCTGCACCATTCAAGTGTTGTGAAATTGCAAGTCATGTGATAGCAACCAATTTTACTGTGGTAGGACTTGCACACAGTGGTAGAGAGACAGTACTCAACAATGGATCTCTGCTGATCAAAAGTGTCACCAGAAAAGACTCAGGATACTACACTCTACGAACACTTGACTCAACCTCAAGACCTGAAATAATACATACTGAATTCTTTGTACACA gCCCACTTTTAGGCTACAAGACGCATCTTACACCTTCTCAACTCAAAATTCGGTTGGTGCCACTTATGGttgaagaaaacaacaatatTCTTCTGTGGGTTAATAACCTGCCACAGAAGCTTCAAGGCTTTGCCTGGCACAAAGGAGTACTTCCACTTGACCACTTAAAGGTAGCAAGCCATTCATTCCTCACCAATTCAACCATGCGGGGGTATGCGTACAATGAAAAAGTGATCATTCGCAATGATGGATCCTTGCTTCTCTTGAATGTCAAAAAGAAAGACGCAGGGCTTTACACCCTACGAACCCTATCTATGGATCTGCTATCGGAATGGGCTATTATTGACCTCCAAGTAAAGA ACCCTTGA
- the LOC116101719 gene encoding carcinoembryonic antigen-related cell adhesion molecule 3-like, with translation MMGSDILSCKVCTSWKELLLTVSLLICWLLSTTDQLTIESVPPIAVEGENVLLFVHDLPENVQALSWYTGGKPLKRFEITRHVIATNSSVMGPAHSGRETILNNGSLLIKSVTRKDSGYYTLQIRDTTSRRKITRAEFFVQGPVLDFKKHLTRSQIKTEFVPSWIEENDSILLLVYNLPENLQGFVWHKGVFPLDRFKIASHSFLTNSTMLGRSYYDRLTVCNDGSLLLSKVTMEDSGLYSLRTIPVDQISQSAILYLQVNKRRRWASGNPRPASQRRMSKNQLQKLDMCFSSSYITIYYN, from the exons ATGATGGGCTCTGACATACTTTCCTGTAAAGTCTGTACATCCTGGAAGGAGCTCCTGCTCACAG TCTCCCTTTTAATCTGCTGGCTGCTTTCCACTACTGACCAGCTCACTATTGAATCAGTGCCTCCCATTGCTGTTGAAGGGGAAAATGTTTTGCTATTTGTGCATGACCTGCCAGAGAATGTTCAAGCCCTTTCCTGGTACACAGGAGGTAAACCACTCAAGAGGTTTGAAATTACAAGACATGTGATTGCTACCAATTCTAGTGTGATGGGGCCTGCACACAGTGGTAGAGAGACAATACTCAACAATGGATCTTTGCTGATCAAGAGTGTCACCAGAAAAGACTCAGGATACTACACTCTGCAAATACGTGATACGACCTCAAGACGTAAAATAACACGTGCAGAATTCTTTGTACAGG GCCCAGTTTTAGACTTCAAGAAGCATCTTACCCGTTCTCAAATCAAAACTGAGTTTGTGCCATCTTGGATTGAAGAAAATGACAGTATTCTTCTGCTGGTTTATAATCTGCCAGAGAACCTTCAAGGCTTTGTCTGGCACAAAGGAGTATTTCCACTTGACCGTTTTAAGATAGCCAGCCATTCATTCCTCACAAATTCAACCATGCTGGGACGTTCATATTATGACAGACTGACAGTATGCAATGATGGATCCCTGCTGCTCTCGAAAGTCACAATGGAAGATTCAGGGCTTTACAGCCTACGAACCATACCTGTGGATCAGATATCACAATCTGCCATTCTGTACCTCCAAGTAAACA AACGGAGAAGATGGGCTTCAGGCAATCCAAGACCAGCAAGTCAACGACGGATGTCGAAGAATCAATTACAGAAGCTGgacatgtgtttttcttcttcttacatTACTATCTATTACAATTAA